A window from Hoeflea sp. IMCC20628 encodes these proteins:
- a CDS encoding aldehyde dehydrogenase family protein: protein MTDTLDAGFDTSQCLIGGKWIGASGGKTLAVEDPSTGLEIGRIARGGKAEIEAAVSAAQSAMSGEWGKMTAAERGRLLSKIGRAVEDHVEWLANLEAHDVGKPLTQARADARALARYLEFYGGAADKVHGETIPYLNDYTVFTLREPHGVTGHIIPWNYPMQILGRSVGAALAMGNAAVLKPAEEASLTALAFARIAMECGLPDGALNVVPGLGEEAGAALCAHPDVNHISFTGSLETGRKIQQAAAYNVIPVTLELGGKSPQIVFADADLERALPFLVNAGIQNAGQTCSASSRILVEASRHDEVVKLMSERYKALTVGAAIEDQSIGPLISERQKNIVQGFLSEADEDGMAPVAEGQMPKSAPMGGHYVRPTLYGGVDPNHVLARDEIFGPVQVIIPFRDEDEAIAIANGTDYGLVAGVWTSDGGRQMRLARAIRSGQVFINNYGAGGGVELPFGGVGKSGHGREKGFEALYGFSSLKTVAVWHGK, encoded by the coding sequence GTGACCGATACACTCGACGCCGGATTTGACACCAGCCAATGCCTGATCGGCGGCAAATGGATCGGCGCCAGCGGCGGCAAGACCCTGGCCGTTGAAGACCCTTCGACCGGCCTGGAAATTGGCCGCATTGCCCGGGGTGGAAAAGCCGAAATCGAGGCCGCGGTTTCAGCCGCCCAATCGGCGATGTCGGGTGAATGGGGGAAAATGACCGCCGCCGAGCGGGGGCGCCTGCTCTCCAAGATCGGACGGGCAGTTGAAGACCATGTCGAATGGCTCGCCAATCTCGAGGCGCACGATGTCGGCAAGCCGCTGACCCAGGCCCGTGCCGACGCGCGCGCCCTGGCCCGCTATCTCGAATTCTATGGTGGTGCTGCCGACAAAGTACACGGCGAAACCATCCCCTATCTCAACGATTACACGGTTTTCACCCTGCGTGAGCCGCATGGCGTCACCGGCCACATCATCCCGTGGAACTATCCGATGCAGATCCTCGGACGATCTGTCGGCGCGGCCCTGGCGATGGGCAATGCCGCGGTTCTCAAACCCGCTGAGGAAGCCTCATTGACGGCGCTGGCCTTTGCCCGCATCGCCATGGAGTGCGGCCTGCCTGATGGCGCGCTCAATGTCGTCCCCGGCCTCGGCGAAGAGGCCGGTGCGGCACTCTGCGCCCATCCCGACGTCAATCATATCTCGTTCACCGGCTCGCTCGAGACCGGACGCAAGATCCAGCAGGCAGCGGCCTATAATGTGATCCCGGTGACGCTGGAGCTTGGCGGCAAATCCCCGCAGATCGTCTTTGCCGATGCCGATCTCGAACGCGCGCTGCCGTTTCTGGTCAATGCCGGCATCCAGAATGCCGGCCAGACTTGCTCGGCCTCCTCGCGCATTCTGGTTGAAGCCTCGCGCCATGATGAAGTGGTGAAGCTGATGAGCGAGCGCTACAAGGCGCTGACCGTCGGCGCTGCCATCGAGGATCAATCGATCGGCCCATTGATTTCCGAGCGCCAGAAGAACATCGTCCAGGGCTTTTTGTCCGAGGCCGACGAAGACGGGATGGCTCCGGTGGCCGAGGGTCAGATGCCGAAATCGGCGCCAATGGGCGGCCATTATGTGCGGCCGACGCTCTATGGCGGTGTTGACCCCAACCATGTGCTGGCGCGTGACGAGATTTTCGGCCCGGTGCAGGTGATCATCCCGTTCCGTGATGAAGACGAAGCCATCGCGATTGCCAATGGTACCGATTACGGCCTGGTTGCCGGCGTCTGGACCAGCGATGGCGGCCGGCAGATGCGTCTGGCCCGGGCGATCCGCTCCGGCCAGGTCTTCATCAACAATTACGGCGCCGGCGGTGGGGTGGAGCTGCCCTTCGGCGGGGTCGGCAAATCCGGCCATGGCCGCGAAAAGGGGTTCGAGGCGCTTTATGGCTTCTCGTCCCTCAAGACAGTCGCCGTCTGGCACGGCAAGTAA
- a CDS encoding ABC transporter ATP-binding protein translates to MSALSISNLKVEIHGNTVLHDIDLRLEPGQILGVVGESGSGKSMTALSVMQLLPRGSRWSGSITVGGADLATMDEAALCQMRGRDVGMIFQEPMTALNPVRTIGDQVAETVRVHTGASRREAYAVARAMLDRVGLPEAQFPLDRYPHDLSGGQRQRVVIAQAIALRPKVLIADEPTTALDVTTQAQILDLLRQLVREEGMGLMLITHDLAVVAGLADTIAILKDGAVVEAGPTREIFREMRHPYTRALFSASAHVPDRGRKPEPSVTPVLSVSQVVRDYQQPRRSLFVRRPPFRAVDSVAFDIHHGENVGLVGESGCGKSTLARAILALDALQGGEIRLNGHVVSSAGDGPHPELRARMQVVFQDPYGSFNPRHRVRRLVTEPFHLLKSPPSGAEMELRIDRALTEVGLSSSDADKYIHEFSGGQRQRIAIARALIIEPALIVLDEAVSALDVSIRAQILDLLADLSDRLDLSYLFISHDLSVVRAITDRVLVMKDGRIVEQGETESIFRNPQHPYTRALVAATPSLEAALASPER, encoded by the coding sequence ATGAGCGCGCTCAGTATCTCCAATCTCAAGGTCGAGATCCACGGCAACACCGTGCTGCATGATATCGACCTGAGGCTCGAACCCGGGCAGATTCTCGGCGTTGTCGGCGAATCCGGCTCGGGAAAATCGATGACTGCGCTGTCGGTGATGCAGTTGCTGCCGCGCGGCAGCCGCTGGAGTGGCAGCATCACCGTCGGCGGCGCTGATCTTGCGACCATGGATGAGGCCGCACTCTGCCAGATGCGCGGCCGCGATGTTGGTATGATTTTCCAGGAGCCGATGACAGCGCTCAATCCGGTGCGCACGATCGGCGATCAGGTGGCCGAAACCGTGCGGGTGCACACCGGCGCCAGCCGCCGCGAGGCCTATGCCGTCGCAAGAGCCATGCTGGACCGCGTCGGCCTGCCTGAAGCGCAGTTTCCGCTCGACCGTTATCCGCATGATCTCTCCGGCGGCCAGCGCCAGCGCGTGGTCATCGCCCAGGCCATCGCACTCAGGCCCAAGGTTCTGATTGCCGACGAGCCCACCACAGCGCTTGATGTCACCACCCAGGCCCAGATCCTCGATTTGCTGAGGCAGCTCGTGCGCGAAGAGGGCATGGGGCTGATGTTGATCACCCATGATCTCGCTGTGGTGGCCGGATTGGCCGATACGATTGCCATCCTCAAGGACGGCGCCGTGGTCGAGGCCGGACCGACGCGCGAGATTTTCCGTGAGATGCGCCATCCCTATACACGTGCCCTGTTTTCGGCGTCTGCGCATGTGCCGGACCGTGGCCGCAAACCGGAACCATCGGTCACGCCTGTCCTGTCGGTCAGCCAGGTGGTACGCGACTATCAGCAACCGCGCCGCAGCCTGTTTGTTCGCAGGCCGCCGTTTCGCGCCGTCGATTCCGTCGCATTCGACATTCATCATGGCGAAAATGTCGGGCTTGTCGGCGAATCCGGCTGCGGCAAGTCCACGCTGGCTCGCGCCATCCTCGCACTCGATGCGTTGCAGGGCGGTGAAATCCGCCTCAACGGCCATGTGGTCTCCAGCGCCGGCGACGGTCCGCATCCGGAGCTTCGGGCCAGGATGCAGGTGGTGTTTCAGGATCCCTACGGGTCTTTCAATCCGCGCCACCGGGTGCGCCGTCTTGTTACGGAACCGTTCCATCTTCTGAAATCACCGCCGAGTGGTGCAGAAATGGAGCTTCGGATCGACAGGGCGCTGACCGAAGTAGGGCTGTCGTCAAGCGACGCCGACAAGTACATTCACGAATTTTCCGGAGGTCAGCGGCAGCGCATTGCCATTGCCCGGGCCTTGATCATCGAACCGGCGCTGATCGTGCTGGACGAAGCGGTCTCGGCGCTGGATGTGTCGATCCGCGCCCAGATTCTCGATCTTCTGGCGGATCTTTCCGACAGGCTCGACCTGTCCTATCTGTTCATCTCGCATGATTTGTCTGTTGTCCGCGCCATCACCGATCGGGTGCTGGTGATGAAAGATGGCCGGATTGTCGAGCAGGGCGAGACCGAGAGCATATTCCGCAATCCGCAACACCCCTATACGAGAGCGCTGGTGGCTGCCACACCGTCGCTGGAAGCAGCCCTCGCCAGCCCGGAACGCTGA
- a CDS encoding ABC transporter permease, translated as MNTADSTDRSLLQMALGHRAFVVGVVLSGFFILLALISFVWTPFDPTKLSIATKLQTPSLEHWFGTDHFGRDMFSMIMVGARVSIAVAFVAVGIGISLGVPLGLYAAARRGSLVDEIIMRGNDLVFAFPSLLLAIMITAVFGPGAINAIIAIGIFNVPVFARLARGAALSLWTRDFILAARVAGKNKARISAEHILPNIANLLIVQGTIQFSLAILAEAALAYVGLGAQPPLPSWGRMLADAQTLISLAPHMALFPGFAIIITVLGLNLMGDGLRDLFDPRLRHGRG; from the coding sequence ATGAACACGGCGGATTCCACTGACCGCTCTCTTCTACAAATGGCTCTGGGTCACCGGGCGTTTGTCGTCGGTGTCGTGCTTTCGGGGTTTTTCATCCTGCTGGCGCTGATCTCCTTTGTCTGGACCCCGTTTGATCCGACCAAGCTCTCCATTGCCACAAAACTCCAGACCCCATCACTGGAACACTGGTTCGGGACAGATCACTTCGGGCGTGACATGTTTTCAATGATCATGGTCGGCGCCCGCGTGTCGATCGCGGTGGCCTTTGTCGCGGTCGGGATCGGCATCTCGCTGGGTGTGCCGTTGGGGCTCTATGCGGCGGCCCGCCGTGGCAGTCTCGTTGATGAAATCATCATGCGCGGAAATGATCTGGTGTTCGCGTTCCCTTCGCTGCTGTTGGCGATCATGATCACTGCGGTGTTCGGCCCCGGCGCGATCAACGCCATCATCGCCATCGGCATTTTCAACGTGCCGGTGTTCGCGCGGCTGGCGCGCGGTGCGGCCTTGTCGCTGTGGACCCGGGATTTCATTCTCGCTGCACGGGTCGCGGGCAAGAACAAGGCGCGCATTTCCGCCGAGCACATCCTGCCCAATATCGCCAATCTGCTGATCGTCCAGGGCACCATCCAGTTTTCGCTGGCCATTCTGGCTGAAGCAGCGCTTGCCTATGTCGGTCTCGGCGCGCAGCCACCGCTGCCGAGCTGGGGCCGGATGCTGGCCGATGCCCAGACGCTGATCTCGCTGGCGCCGCACATGGCTTTGTTTCCCGGCTTTGCCATCATCATCACCGTGCTCGGGCTCAATCTGATGGGCGATGGCCTGCGCGACCTGTTCGATCCCAGGCTGAGGCACGGACGCGGATGA
- a CDS encoding ABC transporter permease, translating to MTAYLLRRLLSLSLSLIAASLVIFLVMEAVPGDPASFMMGINADPQAVAALRTQLGLDDPLPLRYLGWVAGLLQGDFGVSYTYRVPVSELIAERVMISLPLTLYALALSTVIAFPAGILAASRRNSAADLSVMGATQLGVAIPNFWFAMILVLIFAINLRWFSAGGFPGWDAGFWIAMKALTLPAIALALPQASILARVMRSSLIDTLEEDFMRTARAKGLSRSQALWRHALRNALIPVLTILGLQFSFLLAGGIIIENVFYLPGLGRLVFQAITQRDLIVVRSVVILLVFAVITVTFLVDLAYAAADPRLRRHRR from the coding sequence ATGACCGCCTATCTGCTCAGGCGCTTGCTGTCGCTGTCGCTCAGCCTCATCGCGGCCAGCCTCGTGATTTTCCTGGTCATGGAAGCCGTGCCGGGCGATCCGGCCTCCTTCATGATGGGCATCAATGCCGATCCTCAGGCCGTGGCCGCCTTGCGCACCCAGCTTGGCCTCGATGACCCCTTGCCGCTGCGCTATCTCGGCTGGGTGGCGGGGCTGTTGCAGGGTGATTTCGGCGTCTCCTACACCTACCGGGTACCGGTGTCCGAACTGATTGCCGAACGGGTGATGATCTCGTTGCCGCTGACGCTCTATGCGCTGGCGCTGTCGACCGTGATTGCCTTCCCTGCCGGCATCCTTGCCGCTTCGCGGCGCAACTCCGCCGCCGATCTCTCGGTCATGGGCGCGACCCAGCTCGGCGTGGCTATCCCCAATTTCTGGTTTGCGATGATCCTGGTGCTGATCTTTGCCATCAATCTGCGCTGGTTCTCGGCCGGCGGTTTTCCCGGATGGGACGCCGGCTTCTGGATTGCCATGAAGGCGCTGACGCTGCCGGCCATCGCGCTGGCCCTGCCGCAGGCCTCGATTCTGGCGCGGGTCATGCGGTCTTCGCTGATCGACACGCTGGAAGAAGATTTCATGCGCACTGCCCGGGCCAAGGGCTTGAGCCGCAGCCAGGCGCTGTGGCGGCACGCGCTGCGCAATGCGCTGATCCCGGTGCTGACCATTCTTGGCCTGCAATTTTCGTTCCTGCTGGCCGGCGGCATCATCATCGAGAACGTTTTCTATCTGCCCGGCCTCGGCCGGCTGGTCTTTCAGGCCATCACCCAGCGCGATCTGATTGTCGTCCGGTCTGTGGTGATTTTGCTGGTCTTCGCCGTCATCACCGTCACCTTTCTGGTCGACCTCGCCTACGCCGCCGCTGATCCGCGATTGCGGAGGCACAGACGATGA
- a CDS encoding ABC transporter substrate-binding protein, whose protein sequence is MTKNPIAAAAVSILALGLALGVTPATAAKMDATIGMQLEPPNLDPTGGAAAAIDEVVYANVFEGLTRFGPDGEILPALAESWEISEDGLTYTFKLHTGVTFHDGSAFDAEDVKFSLDRARADDSTNAQKALFADIASVEAVDPATVKITLSKPNGSFLFNMAWGDAVIVAPESAADNAANPVGTGPFKLAEWVKGDRVDLDRYPDYWGTSVKLDHVTFKFISDPTAAFAAMMAGDLDAYPAFPAPENLVQFEADPRFEVIIGSSEGETILGMNNKKPPLDNILVRQAIAHAIDRQAIIDGAMFGYGTPIGTHFAPHNPAYVDLTAQSAYDPEQSKALLAEAGIKDLTLSLKLPPPSYARRGGEIIAAQLREVGITAEITNVEWAQWLDDVFKAKNFDLTIVSHTEPMDIGIYGRDDYYFQYGDPDFKAIMVDLDKATDPAKRTELMQAAQKKIADDYVNAYLFQLARTGVSNAKLKGIWPNSPTQANDMTGVYWED, encoded by the coding sequence ATGACGAAGAACCCGATCGCGGCTGCAGCCGTTTCGATACTTGCGCTGGGACTGGCGCTCGGCGTCACGCCGGCAACCGCCGCCAAGATGGACGCCACCATCGGCATGCAGCTCGAGCCACCGAATCTCGATCCGACCGGCGGCGCTGCGGCTGCAATTGACGAGGTGGTCTACGCCAATGTCTTTGAAGGCCTGACCCGCTTTGGCCCGGATGGTGAAATCCTTCCGGCACTGGCCGAAAGCTGGGAGATTTCCGAAGACGGTCTTACCTACACATTCAAACTGCACACCGGCGTGACATTCCACGATGGTTCGGCCTTTGACGCCGAAGACGTCAAGTTCTCGCTCGACCGGGCCCGTGCTGACGATTCGACCAATGCCCAGAAGGCGCTGTTTGCCGACATCGCTTCGGTTGAAGCGGTTGATCCGGCCACCGTCAAGATCACCCTGTCCAAGCCGAACGGCTCGTTCCTGTTCAACATGGCCTGGGGCGACGCGGTGATTGTTGCGCCTGAGTCGGCTGCCGACAACGCGGCCAATCCGGTCGGCACCGGCCCGTTCAAACTGGCTGAATGGGTCAAGGGCGATCGCGTCGATCTCGACCGTTACCCCGATTACTGGGGCACTTCAGTCAAGCTCGATCATGTGACCTTCAAATTCATCTCCGACCCGACAGCGGCATTTGCCGCGATGATGGCTGGCGATCTTGATGCCTATCCGGCCTTCCCGGCACCCGAAAACCTGGTGCAGTTCGAGGCCGATCCGCGCTTTGAGGTGATTATCGGTTCGTCCGAAGGCGAAACCATACTGGGCATGAACAACAAGAAGCCGCCGCTCGACAACATCCTGGTGCGCCAGGCGATCGCCCATGCCATCGACCGCCAGGCGATCATCGATGGCGCCATGTTCGGCTACGGAACACCGATCGGCACCCATTTTGCCCCGCACAACCCGGCCTATGTCGACCTGACTGCGCAATCGGCTTACGATCCGGAGCAATCCAAGGCGCTGCTGGCCGAAGCCGGTATCAAGGATCTGACCTTGAGCCTGAAACTGCCGCCGCCAAGCTATGCCCGTCGTGGCGGTGAAATCATCGCTGCGCAGTTGCGTGAAGTCGGCATCACTGCCGAAATTACCAATGTCGAATGGGCGCAATGGCTCGACGATGTGTTCAAGGCCAAGAATTTTGACCTGACCATTGTTTCCCACACCGAACCGATGGATATCGGGATCTATGGCCGTGATGACTACTATTTCCAGTACGGCGATCCGGACTTCAAGGCGATCATGGTGGATCTCGACAAGGCCACCGATCCGGCCAAACGCACCGAGCTGATGCAGGCGGCACAGAAGAAAATTGCTGACGACTATGTCAACGCCTATCTGTTCCAGCTGGCTCGCACCGGCGTTTCCAACGCCAAGCTCAAGGGCATCTGGCCCAACTCGCCAACCCAGGCCAACGACATGACCGGTGTCTACTGGGAAGATTGA
- a CDS encoding acetylornithine deacetylase/succinyl-diaminopimelate desuccinylase family protein translates to MAQAVEQSDRQQALSREIISRRDDLVALTQDLIRIPTLNPPGEFYRDICEYLARRMEKSGFAIQLLRAIGTPGDSERHPRWNVIARRESGRSGPCVHFNSHIDVVETGSGWSFDPFAGTVSDGKIYGRGACDMKGGLAASIIAAEAFVALWPDYPGAIEISGTADEETGGYGGVAWLAEQGYFSPERVQHVIIPEPLNKDRICLGHRGVMWAQISTHGRIAHGSMPFLGDCAVRHMGAVIAEMEISLFPALAQKRTAMPVVPDGARQSTMNINSLHGGQAEPDAGFTGFPSACVPDRARMVIDRRYLIEEQADEVREEIVALLERVKAERPGFRYDFEELWQVSPTMTSVESPVVKAVERGIRSALSCEPVHVVSPGTYDQKHIDRIGRLKDCIAYGPGILDLAHQPDEYVGIDDMIDSAKVMAFALDDLLHGRA, encoded by the coding sequence ATGGCGCAGGCCGTCGAACAATCTGACAGGCAGCAGGCCCTGTCCCGGGAAATCATCTCCCGGCGCGATGATCTCGTCGCCCTGACCCAGGATCTGATCCGGATTCCGACGCTCAATCCACCCGGCGAGTTCTACCGCGACATTTGCGAATACCTTGCTCGCCGCATGGAAAAATCCGGCTTTGCCATCCAACTGCTGCGCGCCATCGGCACGCCCGGCGACAGTGAGCGCCATCCCCGCTGGAATGTGATCGCCCGCCGCGAAAGCGGCCGCTCCGGCCCTTGCGTGCATTTCAATTCCCACATCGATGTGGTCGAGACCGGCTCCGGCTGGAGCTTTGATCCCTTTGCCGGAACCGTGTCCGATGGCAAGATCTATGGTCGCGGTGCCTGCGACATGAAAGGCGGGCTGGCTGCCTCGATCATTGCGGCGGAAGCTTTTGTTGCGCTGTGGCCCGATTATCCCGGCGCGATCGAGATCTCCGGAACGGCTGATGAGGAGACTGGCGGCTATGGCGGCGTCGCCTGGCTTGCCGAACAGGGTTACTTCTCCCCCGAACGGGTCCAGCACGTCATCATTCCCGAACCGCTCAACAAGGACCGCATCTGCCTCGGTCATCGCGGCGTCATGTGGGCGCAAATCAGTACCCATGGGCGCATTGCCCATGGCTCGATGCCGTTTCTCGGCGATTGCGCCGTGCGCCACATGGGCGCGGTCATAGCCGAGATGGAAATATCGCTGTTTCCGGCGTTGGCCCAAAAACGCACCGCCATGCCGGTGGTGCCTGACGGTGCCCGGCAGTCGACCATGAACATCAATTCGCTGCATGGCGGCCAGGCCGAGCCGGATGCCGGTTTCACCGGCTTTCCTTCTGCCTGCGTTCCGGACCGGGCCCGCATGGTCATCGACCGGCGCTACCTGATCGAGGAACAGGCCGATGAGGTTCGCGAGGAGATCGTGGCACTGCTCGAGCGGGTGAAGGCCGAGAGGCCGGGATTTCGCTATGATTTCGAGGAGCTCTGGCAGGTCAGCCCGACCATGACCTCGGTGGAGTCTCCCGTGGTCAAGGCTGTCGAGCGGGGGATTCGCTCGGCTTTGTCCTGCGAACCGGTCCATGTCGTCTCGCCGGGCACTTACGATCAGAAACATATTGACCGGATTGGCCGCTTGAAAGACTGTATTGCCTATGGCCCCGGCATACTCGATCTGGCACACCAGCCGGATGAATATGTCGGGATCGACGACATGATTGATTCAGCGAAGGTGATGGCCTTCGCTCTGGACGATCTTTTGCACGGACGCGCATAA
- a CDS encoding septal ring lytic transglycosylase RlpA family protein: MTAVTTLTTFSPASAAAPSCGRASWYALTSRTASGERMDPSKLTAAHPRLSFGTKVEVSNPGNGKSVIVRINDRGPFVKGRIIDVSKAAAGHLGMINAGVAKVCFRVVS; the protein is encoded by the coding sequence ATGACCGCTGTAACCACGCTCACAACATTCAGCCCGGCCTCTGCTGCTGCGCCGTCCTGCGGTCGCGCATCCTGGTATGCGCTGACCTCGCGCACCGCTTCCGGTGAACGCATGGATCCTTCCAAGCTGACCGCTGCCCATCCGCGTCTGAGCTTCGGCACCAAAGTGGAGGTCAGCAACCCGGGCAATGGCAAATCCGTCATCGTCCGCATCAACGACCGCGGCCCTTTCGTCAAGGGACGCATCATCGATGTCTCCAAGGCGGCGGCCGGACATCTCGGCATGATCAATGCTGGTGTTGCAAAGGTCTGTTTTCGCGTCGTTTCCTGA
- a CDS encoding SDR family oxidoreductase, whose amino-acid sequence MNLMIFGAGFSGLAIARALAGECAFAGGTTRGEARFDALRAAGLSPFLYGGGSLTEDLSLALAEVTHLLMSIAPDDDGDPVLENLTSGLKQVLPKLEWAGYLSTVGVYGDHGGAWVDEDTPCRPVSRRSVARRAAEDHWARLAAEAGVPLAIIRLSGIYGPGRNALKTMQAGKARRLIKPGQVFNRIHVADIGGATALLARQCLGGIYNVTDDRPAPPQHVVEYAARLMGVAPPPEMDFDTADLSPMARSFYGENKRVANARIKAAGYEFLNPDYESGLDSLWHNGNWAG is encoded by the coding sequence ATGAACCTGATGATTTTCGGTGCCGGGTTTTCCGGTCTTGCCATAGCCCGCGCGCTGGCCGGCGAATGTGCTTTTGCCGGCGGCACCACCCGTGGCGAAGCCCGCTTTGACGCTCTGCGCGCCGCTGGCCTGTCCCCGTTCCTCTACGGTGGTGGCAGTCTTACCGAAGACCTTAGCTTGGCGCTTGCCGAGGTCACCCATCTCCTGATGTCGATTGCGCCCGACGACGACGGTGACCCGGTGCTCGAGAATTTGACCAGCGGGCTGAAGCAGGTTCTGCCGAAACTGGAGTGGGCCGGCTATCTCTCCACGGTCGGAGTCTATGGCGATCACGGCGGCGCCTGGGTCGATGAAGACACGCCGTGCCGGCCGGTGTCCAGACGCTCGGTGGCACGCCGCGCGGCCGAAGACCACTGGGCCCGCCTGGCGGCAGAGGCCGGTGTGCCGCTTGCCATCATTCGCCTCTCAGGCATTTACGGTCCGGGCCGCAACGCGCTCAAGACCATGCAGGCCGGCAAGGCGCGGCGGCTGATCAAGCCCGGTCAGGTGTTCAACCGGATCCATGTCGCTGATATTGGCGGCGCCACCGCCTTGCTGGCGCGGCAGTGTCTGGGCGGGATCTACAATGTGACCGATGACAGGCCTGCGCCGCCGCAACATGTTGTTGAATATGCCGCCAGGCTGATGGGCGTTGCGCCGCCGCCGGAAATGGACTTCGACACCGCTGATCTGTCGCCGATGGCGCGGTCTTTCTACGGTGAAAACAAGCGGGTAGCCAATGCCAGGATCAAGGCCGCCGGATATGAGTTTCTCAATCCGGACTATGAGTCTGGTCTGGACTCGCTCTGGCACAATGGCAACTGGGCCGGGTAA
- the queG gene encoding tRNA epoxyqueuosine(34) reductase QueG, which translates to MVITDARAARLKTFLRDEARALGFCDLAVTGADADPQLRERLDHFVDLDRHGSMAWIAETVERRSAPRNLWPEARSVIMLAMNYGPESEPLANLERKSSANISVYARNRDYHDLIKGKLKELAGKFASRSGGDVKVFVDTAPVMEKPLAQSAGLGWIGKHTNLVSRTQGSWLFLASIFTTVELPVDDGETDHCGSCRACLDACPTNAFPAPYQIDARRCISYLTIENKGPVPHEFRRAIGNRIYGCDDCLAACPWNKYAVASHEAKLMARNDLLSPPLGDFLKLDDATFRTFFSGSPVKRIGRDRFLRNVLIAAGNSEDQSLVPDCEVLLGDASGLVRGAAVWALSQLTGSDYMQGLQAQAGTETDDDVRAEWRIALTPDP; encoded by the coding sequence ATGGTCATCACTGACGCAAGGGCGGCGCGGCTCAAGACTTTCCTGCGTGACGAGGCCAGGGCGCTGGGGTTTTGCGACCTTGCCGTGACCGGCGCCGATGCCGATCCGCAATTGCGTGAACGGCTGGATCACTTCGTTGATCTCGACCGGCATGGCTCGATGGCCTGGATCGCCGAAACGGTGGAACGCCGCAGCGCCCCGCGCAATTTATGGCCGGAAGCCCGATCGGTGATCATGCTGGCAATGAATTACGGCCCGGAGAGCGAGCCGCTTGCCAATCTCGAGCGAAAATCCAGCGCCAATATTTCAGTCTACGCCCGCAACCGCGATTACCACGACCTGATCAAGGGCAAACTGAAAGAGCTGGCCGGCAAATTCGCCTCCCGTTCGGGCGGCGACGTCAAGGTTTTCGTCGACACTGCCCCGGTGATGGAAAAGCCACTGGCCCAATCGGCGGGACTGGGCTGGATCGGCAAGCACACCAATCTGGTCAGCCGCACGCAGGGCTCCTGGCTGTTTCTCGCCTCGATCTTCACCACCGTTGAACTTCCTGTTGATGACGGCGAAACCGATCATTGCGGCTCCTGCCGGGCCTGTCTAGATGCCTGCCCGACCAATGCCTTCCCCGCGCCCTACCAGATCGATGCAAGGCGCTGCATTTCCTATCTCACCATCGAGAACAAGGGTCCGGTTCCGCACGAGTTCCGCCGCGCCATCGGCAACCGCATCTATGGCTGCGATGATTGCCTGGCGGCCTGTCCCTGGAATAAATATGCGGTGGCTTCGCACGAGGCCAAGCTGATGGCGCGGAACGATTTGTTGTCGCCGCCGCTTGGCGATTTCCTGAAGCTGGACGATGCGACGTTCCGCACATTTTTCTCCGGTTCTCCGGTCAAGCGGATCGGCCGCGACAGGTTTCTGCGAAACGTGCTGATTGCCGCTGGCAACAGCGAAGATCAAAGCCTGGTGCCAGACTGCGAGGTGCTGCTGGGCGATGCCTCGGGGCTGGTGCGGGGTGCTGCGGTCTGGGCCCTGTCGCAACTGACTGGATCGGACTACATGCAGGGCCTGCAGGCGCAGGCTGGCACTGAGACCGACGATGATGTCCGCGCCGAATGGCGCATCGCGCTGACGCCGGATCCGTGA